GCGATGTCGTAATCGGCCGCCGAGGCCTTGGCCTTCTCGGGATTACTGGACAAGGCGCCGGCGACGAGCGCCGCGCGATTATCCAACACCGCCGCGGTGCAATGCACCCGACCAATAAAAGCGCCTTGGCCGCCACCGACCAAAGCCATGCGAAGTTTTCTGTTGAGCGCGCCGTTGGTGGACATGAGGGAGGAGTTGGGAGGAGTAAAGGAGAGTGGGAGTAAAGTAGGACAGTCTCCTTTCGCTCCGCGAAAGGAGACTGTGGTTTCGCTAGGTACTTCGTTTGGCGAGTTTCCTGAGCACTTCCATCCCGCGTTCAATCGTAGCGTCGCTGGCCGCGTACGACAGCCGGAAGTGCGTGTCGTGTTGGCTGAAAATCTTGCCGGGGATCACCAGCAGTTGGTTGGCGATCGCTTCCTCGACGAACGACGACCCGCTGCCGCGCGGGGCTTTGGGGTAAGCATAAAACGCCCCGCCGGGCGTGGCCAGTTCGTAGTCGCGGGAAAGTTGCTCGACGACGTAGTCGCGCTTTTTGCGATAGGCGTCGATGTACGGCTGCATCTCGAAGTCCAGGGCCTCGACTCCGGCCCATTGAAACGGCTGCGGCGCGCAGACGAACGTGTATTGCTGGAGCTTGGTCATGCCATCCACAAGCGCGCTCGGGCCATGCACATAGCCGACCCGCCAGCCGGTCATGCCGTAGGTCTTGCTGAACCCGTCGATCACCAACGTTGCGGGGTTGTACTTGGCAGGCGAGACGAACTCGCCGTCAAAGGCGAAGCGGCTGTAAATCTCGTCGCTCACCAGGAGCACATTTTTTTCGGCGGCCAATGCGGCGAGGTCGCTCGTGACTTGTTCCGTGGCCACGACGCCCGTCGGATTCGCGGGGCTGTTGAACAGAATCAACTTGGTCCGTGGCGTGATCGCCTCGCGAACCTTGTTCACGTCGATCTGGAAATTGGGATGCGAATCGACGATCACGCAGCGCCCGCCCACTAGTTTCACCAGCGGCTCGTAGCTGACGAAGTACGGGTCGAACAGAATCACCTCGTCGCCGGGATTGACCGCGGCGTACATCAGCAACGTTAGCGCTCCGCTGGTGCCGCTGGTGACCAGCAGCTTCCGGTCGGCGTGGCCGTACTTGGCGTCGACCTGCCCTTGGAGCTTTTCCCGCAGCGGGGCCATCCCCTGCGTGGGGGCGTACCCATTCTTGCCGGCGTCGATCGACCGCTTGGCGGCCGATTTGATCGGCTCAGGAACGTCGAAATCGGGCTGCCCGATCGAGAGGTTGATCGGGTCGGTCATCTTGGCCGCCAGGTCGAAAACCTTGCGGATGCCCGAACTATCGAACAATTGCGTGCGATCGGCGATCCAATGTTGGCTCATGGGGGAACATCCTAGCAGGCGGAAAGGGAAATGCCACCGACCGGCCCACGGACTGCGGGGCGTGGCGTAAGTGCCGCTCTGGACAGTCGTTAGCAGACGCTGGTTCACGATCCGCAGGGCGAAATCGCATTGCCGCCGGCGGGCAGTTTCACTACGCTCCCTGGCGCCGCCGGCCGGACAGGGTCCGCAGGCGTTTTTTCTTGAAATGGAAGTTGCCGGCCTTAGAATAAGGTTCTTAGGCCGCGTGCTTCCGCAACTCGTAAGTTCCAGGTGACTTATGCGTGTGGTTGTCGTGGCGACCATGGTCGTGTTGGGGTGGTTGGCGGGTTCATGCTTGGGGGTTCCGGCCGTCGGAGGCGTTCCGACTGCCGCAACGTCGCCGGTTACGGCGTCAGCTTCCCCTGGGTTGGTGACCATTGCTTCGCCACCGCAGGACGGCCTGCAGATGTTCACGGTCGTCGATCCCGCCACGCGGGCGATGGCCGTATATCACACGGATCTCAAAAGTGGGCTAGTCACGCTGATGAGCGTGCGGAACCTGCAGTGGGATCTGCAATTAGAGGACTACAACAG
This Planctomycetia bacterium DNA region includes the following protein-coding sequences:
- a CDS encoding aminotransferase class I/II-fold pyridoxal phosphate-dependent enzyme, which encodes MSQHWIADRTQLFDSSGIRKVFDLAAKMTDPINLSIGQPDFDVPEPIKSAAKRSIDAGKNGYAPTQGMAPLREKLQGQVDAKYGHADRKLLVTSGTSGALTLLMYAAVNPGDEVILFDPYFVSYEPLVKLVGGRCVIVDSHPNFQIDVNKVREAITPRTKLILFNSPANPTGVVATEQVTSDLAALAAEKNVLLVSDEIYSRFAFDGEFVSPAKYNPATLVIDGFSKTYGMTGWRVGYVHGPSALVDGMTKLQQYTFVCAPQPFQWAGVEALDFEMQPYIDAYRKKRDYVVEQLSRDYELATPGGAFYAYPKAPRGSGSSFVEEAIANQLLVIPGKIFSQHDTHFRLSYAASDATIERGMEVLRKLAKRST